The following proteins are co-located in the uncultured Tolumonas sp. genome:
- a CDS encoding type II toxin-antitoxin system RelE/ParE family toxin: MIYWEEEALNDREKIFEFLYEFNPVAAEKTDEIIEAKVENLLAQPLMGVRRSGLRGRLLIIPEVSMVVSYRFDDVDIYVMRVLHQKQKFPTQ, encoded by the coding sequence ATGATTTATTGGGAAGAAGAAGCTCTGAATGATCGTGAAAAAATTTTTGAGTTTCTTTATGAGTTTAACCCTGTTGCCGCCGAAAAAACGGACGAAATAATAGAAGCAAAAGTCGAGAATCTGTTAGCGCAGCCGTTGATGGGTGTCCGGCGTAGTGGGCTACGAGGCCGACTGCTGATAATCCCAGAAGTATCAATGGTTGTATCTTATCGATTTGATGATGTAGATATCTATGTCATGCGCGTACTTCACCAGAAACAGAAATTCCCGACGCAGTAA